Proteins encoded by one window of Lathyrus oleraceus cultivar Zhongwan6 chromosome 1, CAAS_Psat_ZW6_1.0, whole genome shotgun sequence:
- the LOC127105746 gene encoding uncharacterized protein LOC127105746, translated as MDPLEQNHIALRGDVDSMKNQIDQLVEAMIALENKEDNIQQIAVVKNVIPTPVNGPTQPQLVRTPVDNSIVQERHVVQGSSRHDAVEYHSFAFSVPDSHGTSLVVNAKQPQDDEIAKRCRVPEKRLKAIEGQDTFELNALDMCLVPSLVIPAKFKAPKFEKYKGDGCPKHHLVMFCRKMTSHAHDDKLMIHCFQDNLTGASVSWYMKLERNHVQSWLNLANAFLKQYKYNMDIAPDRMQLRALSQEDNESFRGYAQRWRELAACIEPPLLDKGLMELFRDTLQSPYFERMINSAASDFANLVTIGERIESALKSGRIQGA; from the coding sequence ATGGATCCATTGGAGCAAAATCACATTGCATTAAGAGGAGATGTTGACTCGATGAAAAACCAGATAGACCAACTTGTGGAGGCTATGATAGCTTTAGAAAATAAGGAGGACAACATTCAGCAGATTGCAGTCGTAAAGAATGTTATTCCAACTCCAGTAAATGGTCCTACCCAACCTCAACTTGTGCGAACCCCAGTTGATAACTCTATTGTACAAGAACGTCATGTTGTTCAAGGTTCCTCACGTCATGATGCTGTTGAGTATCACAGTTTTGCATTCTCCGTGCCAGATTCCCATGGAACAAGCCTAGTGGTTAATGCTAAACaaccacaagatgatgagattgctaAAAGATGTCGTGTGCCAGAGAAAAGACTCAAGGCCATAGAAGGACAAGATACTTTTGAACTGAATGCTTTAGATATGTGTTTGGTACCTAGCCTGGTTATACCCGCAAAATTCAAAGCACCAaaatttgagaagtacaaaggggatgGCTGTCCAAAGCACCATCTGGTGATGTTTTGTCGAAAAATGACCTCTCATGCCCACGATGATAAGTTGATGATTCACTGTTTCCAGGACAATTTGACTGGGGCATCAGTAAGttggtacatgaagttagaaaggaatCATGTTCAATCATGGTTGAACCTAGCTAACGCGTTcttgaagcaatacaaatataatatggacatAGCTCCCGACCGCATGCAACTAAGAGCCTTATCTCAGGAAGACAATGAATCCTTcagagggtatgcccaaagatggagagaattaGCAGCTTGCATTGAGCCACCACTCTTAGACAAAGGattgatggaattattcagggACACCCTGCAAAGTCCATACTTCGAAAGGATGATTAACAGTGCAGCATCAGACTTCGCTAACTTAGTGAcaattggagaacgcatcgagaGTGCCCTAAAAAGTGGAAGAATCCAAGGCGCCTAG